AGCATCATTATTAAAACGCACACCCAGCTGATTATCGAGCACGCCAAGTACATTGGTCGCACCACGCAATTGTATATACTCACTGGAAATGGTCCTCACCTGATACACTGACTGCTTCAGGGACTGCGGCGCATACTGACCAGTTACCACCACATCACGCAGCCGTATTGAATCAGCAATAGTATTTGACGGCGCTGTTCTCTTAACAGACTGCGCCGAGACGCTATTGCATAGGGCAATAGACAGACCTAACACAATAAATTGTGATCTCATAAAGTATAGTAGCATTAAACCCTGAAAAAAACCTTTGAACAATAAAATCCCTACGTCGTACACGAACAGTACAACGACGCAAACGGGTACATACCAGTTGAACGAAATAATGCTATTGTATTACACAAACTGCGGGCGGAGAATGCAGCTGACGTATAATACCGGAATTCTTGGCGGAGTAAAGAATACATGCAAAATAAGCATGCGGCCATTAAAGACGTTTATCTATTCAGGAAAAAGACTTACGCGAAAGGGAAAAACACTAACGGATAAGGTCATACACCTGTTGCAGCAGGATAGCTTGATTCATCGCTTCTTTCATATCCATCCATTCGGGCTGGGTAAAAGTGAAGCTGATATCTCTGCAGGGTGAATGTACGATGATCCTTTCTTCTCCATCAGGAAACATCATGCTACAATCATAAAATTCCTGTTGCTGCATTGTCTCATGAAATAACTGAAAGTCATGTGGAGAAAAGTTCAGGAGCAGGTTGTTGTGCCATATATATACAGTCTGGCAATTTGCACAGTGACTGATCTGAGCACTATTCTTATTACACAATTGTCTTATTGAGCACATATATTGCTTTTTAAAGGATTAGCGTGTCAGATCTGTATGGCCAGGTAGCGTGCACACTACCGGCAATTACAGACTTGCATCACTGCTAAAGGGTTTCGAGGATAGTAGCAATTCAATTCAAAAGTACTGCGTTGAGGGAAGGATGGTGGCTCGAAAAAGGAAAACGATTTTTCAAATAGGGAAAAAGGTACAACCATAAAAAAAGGTGCCCCATCAGGAAGCACCTCTTAAGTGTAGGAATCAATCTATATTCGGCAACTTCTTACAATTCGGCGGCCAGTGCCCTCCAGTCCTGCAGTTCCGGGTTACCTGGTTTACGTTTCCCGAAGAACTGTGCGATCATTTCACCGGCAGCATCAAATACTTCCAGAGAAGTAACGATACCATCTGCAGATGGTTTTTGCACTACCCAGCTTTGTGCGATCGCATTTGTCTTCAGGTGCAGGTTGAAGTCTTCATCCATTACGTTGATCCAGTCAGGAATTTCGAGGATCTTCTGTACCGGACCAGTGTGAATTTCGATATTGCCGGGGTTACCCACGAATACCATTATTTCAAGACCGGTAGCAGCAGCTTTGTTCAGTAATGTTTTCACA
The DNA window shown above is from Chitinophaga agri and carries:
- a CDS encoding DUF6686 family protein → MCSIRQLCNKNSAQISHCANCQTVYIWHNNLLLNFSPHDFQLFHETMQQQEFYDCSMMFPDGEERIIVHSPCRDISFTFTQPEWMDMKEAMNQAILLQQVYDLIR